The following DNA comes from Thermogemmatispora onikobensis.
CACATCGAGGCTCTCAGGCACCGCTACCATGCGCCGCGCCAGATCATCAATCAGGAACTCCTGATACTCCAGCTCTCCATAGCGATGCACCGTCTCGCGCACTATCTCGCGAAAGCGCCCATCGGTGCGCGGCTGAATCGAATACTTGGCGCCGAGCGTCACCCGTCCCGGATAGCCCTGAGCCTTGCGCTCCAGGGCCAGCTCACAGGCAGCCTGCGCCACATAGGCCATTTGCTCATCGGTGCAGATGCGCACCGCATAGGCCCCCTGACGGTCCACCGGCGGCGGCTGCCACCAGCTGCGGCTGCTCGCCAGGGCCGCCAGTTCGGCCAGGTCTCCTTCGCGCGGTGGATACATCCCCTCCAGATTGTCGCGCACAATGACAAAATCGAAATGCTCCGGCTCGCGCATCGGACTGCGATAGCCCGGCTGCCAGCACACCGGACGAATGTTGACGCGCGTATCTTTGCCCCAGCGCAGATACCAGAGCACAGGCCGGCTTGGTCCGCCACTGGCCCCAAAGAGCGTGCACACCGCCCTGTCGATCAGCTCCTGCGTCTCCTGCGGAAAGGCCGCTCCGTAGCGCTCCTCGGCCTCACGCCCACTGCTCCCTCTGACAAAGCGCAACTCCGGCACCAGGCGCCGCAAGACCTCCACGGTGGGCCAGACTACTTCGGGCGCGGCGTCATCGCCGGCAACGACGCAGATCAGCGCCGGCTCGTCCTGAACCAGTTCCCGCCGAAAGATGGCCGCGCTCATCGCAGCGTGCCCTCACGCCGGATGTATTCGATGATGCCCCCAGCCTCCACAATGCGCGCAATAAAGGGCGGTAGCGGCTGCGCCTGAAAGCGCTGGCCGGTGGTCAGGTTGGTAATCAGACCCTGCTCCAGCTCGACTTCGGCCTCTTGCCCATCCTCACTATTGAGCACAGCCTCCTCGCAGATCAGGACAGGCAGCCCGATGTTAATGGCATTGCGGTAGAAAATGCGAGCAAAGCTACGGGCAATCACCGCCTTGACGCCGCTGGCTTGAATGGCCGCCGGGGCATGCTCGCGCGAGGAGCCACAGCCAAAATTGTGGCCGGCCACAATGATGTCGCCCGGGCGCACCTGCTGGGCAAACTCCGGCAGAATCTCACAGAGACAGTACTTCGCCAGCTGCGCACGGTCGGTCGTGACATTGTAACGCCCCGGAATGATGACATCGGTATTGATATTATCACCGAGCTTCCAGATACGTCCCATGCTCTTGATCGCTCCTTCTCTCACTCTCAATCTACAGTCGTTGCTCTACTGGACAGAGCATCTGCCCTCTCGTCTCCTTTTGCTCACCAGCACCTGCTCACACACTCAAGCAAGGAACTGGCGCGGATCGGTGATATGCCCGGTGATGGCCGTTGCCGCCACCGTGGCCGGACTGCCTAGATAGATCTCGGCAGTGGGATCGCCCATGCGCCCGGTGAAATTGCGATTCATCGTCGTCAGGGCACGCTCGCCGGGACCAAGCACACCGAAGTGTCTACCAATGCAGGGGCCACAGCCCGGCGTCCCGACCGAGGCCCCAGCCTGGATAAAGGTTTCAATGTAGCCCAGGCGCAGCGCCTCCAGATAGACCTCCCGCGAGGCTGGAATAACGACCATGCGCGTAGTAGGATGAATGGTGCGCCCGCGCAAGATCGAGGCCGCGATCGCCAGATCGTCCAGCCGGCCATTGGTACAGGTGCCCAGGAAAACCTGATCGATCTGAATGTGCTCGACCTGCTCAACCGGGACCACGTTGTTGACATCCGGCGGGCAGGCCACCAGCGGTGACAACTCTGAGACATCGACTTCGACCACACGCTCGTAGCGCGGATTCTGCGGCTGCAGCATCGGATAGCTACGATTGACACGCCCACGCAGCCAAGCCTCGGTGGTGGCATCGGGCGCGACCAGACCGGTCTTGGCTCCCATCTCGATGGCCATGTTGCAGAGCGTGAAGCGCTCGCTGACCGAAAGAGCTTCGACAAGCGGGCCGCTATACTCCAGGGCGCGGTAGTTGGCCCCATCCACACCAATACGCCGCACCAGCTCCAGCGTCACATCTTTGACATAGACGCCGGGTTGCAACTGCCCCGTCAGGCGCACATTGATGGTCTCGGGGACGCGGAACCAACTGCGCCCTGTAGCATAGGCTACGCCAATATCGGTCGACCCCATGCCGGTGGCGAAGGCTCCGAGGGCGCCATAGGTGCAGGTGTGGCTGTCAGCCCCAACGATAATCTCGCCCGGTGCCACAAAGCCACGCTCCGGCATCACCTGATGACAAATGCCCTCTTGCAGGATCTGGATGCCCTGCTCACGGGCAAAGCCGCGGATATCTCGCTGGAGAGTAGCCGCCGCCACGGTGGCCGCCGGGACAATGTGATCAAACACGATGTGCGCACGTGCGGGATCAAAGACGTGCCCGCCGCGCTCGCCCGTCAGTTTGCGAAAGGCTTGAATGGCCAGCGGCGAGGTCGTGTCATGGCTCATGACGTGATCAACGTCGACGATCACAATCTCGCCAGCGTTCACTGGCCGGCCCAGTTTATAGCTAAAGATCTCTTCGGCTAGCGTTCCCATGCGGTACTCCTTTGCTGCTCATACCAGGATTGAATAAAAGCGTCAACGGCCTCTGACGAGAGCGGCCCCTCCTCAGCTCGCATTTTCAGCGACCAGGTCAGCTCACGCACTTCCTCATCGTTCAGCTGCAGCCCCAGCTCCGCAGCTCGATGAGCGACAGCATGGCTGCCCGTGAAGCGCGAACCCAGGTCTACCCGGCGCTCCAGGCCAAAGTCCGCCGGATTCAGGATCTCATAGGCCCGCGGATTGTTGAGAATGGCCCGCGTGTGCACACCCGCGCGATGAGTGAAGGCGTACGGCGCTGTAATCGGATTATTGAAAGGGATAGGGAGATGAAGACATTGAGCAACATAATCATCGAGAGGCGCTAACTGCCTTAAATCGCGCTGCTGCAGCGTCTCAGGATAATGCAGGTAGAGCTGCGCCACCAGGCCACTCAGTGAAGCAATGCCATTGCGCTCGCCGATGCCCAGTACAGTCACATCCAGACAATCCGCACCGGCTTCATAGGCGGCAACGGTATTGGCAATGGCGCAGCCGCTATCGTTGTGCCCATGAAACTCGATCCCAACCTGGGGATAGCGCTCGGCACAGAGGCGAATGATGCGCTCGACCTGGCGCGGCGTGGCAATGCCCACCGAATCGGGCAGGCCGATGCGCTCCACCCCAGCCTCCACTACGGCATCAAAGACGGTCAACAGGTCGACCAGATCACTGCGGAAGGCATCCTCAGCCGAGAAACGCACATAGCGCCCCGCCTCCCGAATGCGCTGGATCAGCGGCACGGCATCGGCGATAATCCTCTCGATGCGCTTACCATGACTATAAGAGCGCAACTCGGGTGAGGTGCCATAGAAGAGGTTGACGCCGGCCACCGGGGTTGCCAGAGCTGCCTCGACATCCGCCTCAACACAGCGCACATGGGTCACGATGCGCGCCCGCAGCCCCAGGGCGCAGAGATGCTCGATGGCTTCGCGGATGCGCGGCGCCGAGATCGGCGAGGGTACCTCAATGAAATCGACGCCGAAGGCATCCAGCATACGAGCAATAGCAATCTGCTGCTCCAGATTGAAGAAAGCGCCGGCGAACTGCTCGCCTTCTCTGAGCGTCGTATCGAGAATGTGCAGCGCTCGTCTCATCGCTCCTCGTCCTCCTCTCCGCCTGCCACCTCCTGAGCCAGGCTTGTCAGCACGCGCTCCAGGATGGCAATGGCCTCCATATATTCCTCCACAGCAAGGTGTTCCCCGGGTGTATGATCCAGGCGCGCGTCGCCCGGACCATAGGCCACAATCTCAGGTCCCCAGGCCGGCCCCACGACGTTCATATCCGAAGTGCCGGTCTTGACTTTAAAGGCAGGCTGGATTCCCATTGCCCTCATGGCCTGCACAAAGGCGCGCACCAGCCTGGTCGTGCGCGGTGCCTGAAAGGCAGCTTCTTCGCCACTGAATTCTAATGCTAGATCTGACTCTTCTGCCCAGTGCTGCAGTTCCTCACGCAGCGCCTGCGCTGAGCAGGCCAGCGGCAGACGATAGCCAATGCGCAGCGTCGCCCACTCATGGAGACCATCCTGTTCACTCTCGATGCTGCGCAGCACCGGCTGCAGCGACGCAAAAGGTGAGCTGCCACCATGCAGACGGTTCCACTCCTCTGCATGCTGCCTGACCCGCTCCCAGAAGGCCGCGGCTGCCTCCGCCGCCGTCTGGCGTGGCCCAGCGCTGTGACCACAGGGACGTACCACTCGCCCGTCAACAAGCAGTCGCCCTTTGTAGCCGAGCGTCACCGCCCGGCTGCCGCTTGGTTCGCCGATCATGCACGCATAGGGACGATAGCGCTCTACGACGGCACGCGCTCCACGCGAGGTGGCCGCCTCCTCTTCGACAGCCCCAATGACCACAATAGGACGCTGCAGATGGCGACGCCCCACCAGGCGCGCTGCCGCCGCCAGGAAAGCCGCCAGCGGCCCCTTGGCATCCACGGCCCCACGTCCGTAAAGTCTGCCCTCGCGGAAAGCCACCGGGATCGCCCCGGGCACGGTATCCATATGCCCCAGCAGCACCAGCGGCGCTCGTCGGGCGGCTTCCGCGGCCACAGGTACCGTGGCGATCAGGTTGCCGACCTCGTCAATGGCAGTTTGTAGTCCGAGGCGTGGCAGATATTCGGCCAGCCAGGTCGCAAGGACACGCTCCTGACCCGAGAGACTGGGAATGCTGACCATACGATAGAGCAGCTCAATCTCAGCAGCCTGTTCAGCGGCTGCCCCTTCCCCTGCCGAGGCCGTCTGCGCGTGCGCAGGACGAGGCTCTGCCGTCGCTGCCGGCTGGCCGGCTTGCAATACCTCTGCCAGGCAGTCGAGCGCCTGGTCAAGCTGCTCCTCGCTGATGACTAGCGGCGGCAGCAAGCGGATGACGTTGGGACCTGCGGGCAGGGCCAGCACGCCGCGCTCTAGCAGCGCTTCGAGATAGGGTTGCACGCGCGTGCGCAGTTCGACGCCGAGCAGCAGGCCCAGGCCACGCACCTCGCGAATCAGCGGCGACTGCAGTGCCCTCAGACGCTCCAGAGCATGCTGACCGAGGCGCGCGGCTCTCTCAGCCAGTTCCTCGCGCTCGATGATGTCCAGCGTCTCCAGGGCCGCAGCACAGACCAACGGATTGCCGCCGAAGGTGCTGCCATGCGTGCCCGGCGTCAGCCGCCCGCTGGCAATTACACGCTCACCAAGTGCCACTACTCCCATCGGCAACCCTCCGGCGATTCCTTTAGCCAGACAGAGCAGGTCGGGCTGCAGCCCATAATGCTCGCAGGCCAGGAAGCGCCCCGTGCGTCCGCAGCCAGTCTGTACCTCGTCGACGATCAGCAAGATTCCACGCTCCTGGCAGAGCCTGGCCAGCTCACGCACGTAGGTCGCATCGGCCACATGGACCCCGCCTTCTCCCTGGACCAGCTCAATGAGAACCGCTGCTGTCTGATCGTCGATCGCTCGCTCCAGAGCCGCCAGGTCGTTGTAGCGCACATGCCTGATCTCTGGTACCAGAGGAGCAAATGGCTCGCGATAGCTGCGTTCCCAGGTGGCCGAGAGCGCGCCGAACGTGCGTCCGTGAAAGCCACGCAGAGTGGCAATGATGCCCGGTCGTCCGGTCGCCAGACGAGCAAACTTGATCGCTCCTTCGACCGCTTCAGCCCCACTGTTGCAGAGAAAGAAACGCTGCAATCCGGACGGCATGAGCTGCGCCAGACGCTCTAGCAGACGCGCCCGCACATCGTTGTAGACACTCTCGGGGCAGGTAATCAGGCGCTGCGCCTGGGCCGCCAGCGCTGCGGCAATCTCCGCCCGCCCATGTCCGATGTTTGCCACTCCATGCCCGGCGGCGCAGTCAATGTAGCAGCGTCCCCGCGCATCCCAGAGCAGCGCCCCCTCGCCGCGCACGATCTCCACTGGCCGCTTGTTGTAGACGCCGCTGGTGTGAAGGCGCTCCAGATCCATCAGCGTCTCGAAGGCCGCCGCTGGTTCGCTGAGTATGCTCATCGCCGCACCTCCCCCGAGAGCGCCGGCTGCTGATAAACTGGGGACGCCTCAGCCTCACAGGAGCTGGAAGCGGCAATGACTGTCCCAGCACCCGCCAGAACCGCCGCCAGCGAGCCAGAGCCAATGCAGACGCGGCGCACTCCACCAGCCAGGGCCTCCTGAGCGCCGAGCAACTTCTTACGCATGCGCCCCTGAGCGTAGGAGAGATAGCGCTCCAGCTCGTGGGCCACGATCGTGGGCACCACACTGCGCGGATCGGCCAGATCGCGCAGCAACCCCGGCACGTTAGTGAGAATGGCCAGCGTCTCCGCCCCCAAGGCTGCCGCGACCGCCGCCGCCACCCGGTCCCCGTCAACATTCAAGCGCTCTCCCTCCAGACCCAGGGCCAGCGGCGCTACTACCGGTGTATAGCCCGCCTCCAGGAGCAGGCGCAGCAACGGGGCATTGACTTGCTCGATCTGCCCACTGTAGTCATCGCGCACCACACGCACGCGGCCATCCGGCATCACCGCCCGCAGGGCCGTCTTGCGCCGCGCTCGCAGTAGCTGACCATCAACGCCAGCCAGCCCCACAGCATTGACACCGCAGCGCTGCAGGAGCGCCACCAGTTCCGTGTTGATCTGACCAGCTACTGCCATCGCATAAATACGCAAGGTCTCGGCATCGGTATAGCGACTGGTCATTCCATTGGGAGCCGTGAGAACCTGCATGGGGTGGCCCAGGCGCTCGCTCAGCTCATTCGTGAGCTGGGAGCCGCCATGTACCACCACTACCCGCTCGCCCTCCCTCACCAGGCGCGCAATCTCCTCAACAACCGGCGTCGCATCAATCCCGGCCCCACCGCCAATCTTGACAACGAGAGTCATGGCCCGTGCCTCCTCTTCTCTTGCTCTCCTGACCGAACCGAACCGAACAGAACAGCACTCAGATCAGATCGGATGCAGCCCTGGGAAGGTCAGCCCCAGGGTTTCATCCCAGCCAAAGCGACAGTTGAGCGCCTGCACGGCGTTGCCGGCGGCCCCTTTCACCAGGTTGTCCAGCGCGGCCATGACCACCAGGCGGCGCTGGTCCGTGTCGAGTTCAAAGCCTATGTCACAGTAGTTGCTGCCAGCCAGAATCTTCGGCTCTGGATAGCGGTAGACACCGCTTCGCTCTTTGACCAGGCGAATAAACGGCTCCTCACGATAGGCCTCGCGATAGAGGCGCCAGATCACCTTCTCATCGAGGTCAGTGTTCAAGAAGACCTGGGCAGTGACCAGCACGCCACGCACCAGCTCCACCGCGGTCGCCGAAAAGGCCAGCGTCTGCCGCCAGGAGCCACCCACGCCAGCCAGAGCGCCTAGCTCCTGGATCAGCTCGGCACTATGGCGGTGACCGGTCGGCTGGAACGAGCGGACCGCCCCGCTGCGGTCGGGATGATGGCTTCCCGGCCCCGGCGTAGCGCCCGCCGCCGAGGAGCCAACTTTCGCATCGACTACCAGGGGCAGCCCCTGGTCAACAAGGCCAGCCCGATAGAGCGGAGCCAGACCGAGGATGGCCGCCGTGGCCATGCAGCCCGTTCCGCTGATGAGGGCCGCCTCGCGTAGTTCCTGCCGATGCAGCTCGGGCAGCCCATAGACAGCCTGGGCCAGCAGCTCCGGCTGCGGATGCTCCTTTCCATACCAGCGCAGATAGAGGTCCGGCGAGCGCAGGCGAAAATCTGCCGAGAGATCAATGACTACTGGCGCCAGATTGCGGTAACGCTCGATAGCCTGCATCGCCGTTCCATGCGGCATGCAGAGAAAGATCACGTCACAAGTCGACAGGTCATCATAATGGCAGAGACGAAGGCCGCAGAGTTTGCGCAGATTGGGATGCAGGCTATGCACATACTGGCCAGCGTGACTGCTGGAAGCCACCTGGGCAATCTCCACCTGGGGATGGAAAAGCAGTAGACGCAGCAGCTCGCCCGCTGTGTAGCCCGAGCCGCCCACGATCGCTACGCGCACCTGACTCATCGCTCCGCTCCTTGCAGCACGCATTGCTCGATGTAGTCCAGCATCGCGCCAGGAATGTCGACCCCGGTGGGAGCGATGCTATTGCGGAATTCCATTGTGGCATTGATTTCGTTAACCAGCAGACCACGCTCTTCGTCTTCCAGGAGATCAATGGCCAGGATGCCACCGCCAACCGCCTGCGCCGCACGGACACAGAGGGCATCAAGCTCGGGAGTAACTGGGCAATTGCTGGCCTGCGCCCCGCGGGCCGTGTTCGTGATCCAGTGCTCGCTTGTGCGATAGATCGCGCATATTGTGTGCTCTCCTACAACAAAAGCTCGAATATCGCGTTGCGGCTTCTGTATATATTCCTGGATATAGTGCAGGTGATGCTGATAGGAGCCTAGCGTCTCGCGGTGCTCCAGCACAGCCTCAGCAGCGTCGCGGTCATTGACGCGCGCGAGCAGCCGCCCCCAGGAACCGGTGGTTGGCTTGATGACCGCAGGATAGCCCAGGGCCTCAATGCCGCGCAGAGCGCTCTCGGCACTACAGGCCAGGAGCGTACGCGGCGTAGGAATGCCGGCGCGCAGCAAGGCCAGGGTGGTTTGCAGCTTATCGTTACAAAGAGCTGTTGTTGCTGGACGATTGAAGACGTGCACTCCCCAACTCTCCAGAACCTGAGCCACTGCCAGGCCGTGGGACTGGCTCACGCTGCGACACAGCACGGCATCGTAGGAGCGCCAGCGCTCATCGGGACGCGCCAGATCGAGAAGCAGCTCGCCATCGTTGAGCAGGTCAAAGGCGATGTTGCGCTGGCGCATAGCCTCGATGAGCAGCTTCTCCTCAACGCGGATGCGCGAGGTCAGAATTGCCAGCCTCATGCTCTATTCACCCCAATCCTCTTCAACACGCGGGGCCAGCGCCACCGCTGGCTGCTCCAGGTTGGTTACCTCCAGCTCAGCATTACAATCGGGACAATAGACGATTTCGCCGACAAGTCTATTCTGCAGATCAATTTCGGCCTCACACTCTGGACAGAGGGCCACCAGTTTGCTCATGACGGTTCCTCCTGATTAGCAGCCTGATTGCAGGCCAGGGTCTTTCACCAGCTACAGCCAAACAAAAACGCTCTTCGCCCCTTCTCGCGAAGGACGAAGAGCGTCAGTAATCGCAATCGACAGCTCTCGCGGTACCACCTTCATTCGCCGGCACTCCTGCGCACCGGCCTCAGCGAGCACGCCAGCGTGCTCTTGCCCGTTAACGGGGGCCTCCGGCAGAGGTCTACTCTCGCCCGCCTCAGCGGACGGGACGATTTCTT
Coding sequences within:
- a CDS encoding isocitrate/isopropylmalate family dehydrogenase, translating into MSAAIFRRELVQDEPALICVVAGDDAAPEVVWPTVEVLRRLVPELRFVRGSSGREAEERYGAAFPQETQELIDRAVCTLFGASGGPSRPVLWYLRWGKDTRVNIRPVCWQPGYRSPMREPEHFDFVIVRDNLEGMYPPREGDLAELAALASSRSWWQPPPVDRQGAYAVRICTDEQMAYVAQAACELALERKAQGYPGRVTLGAKYSIQPRTDGRFREIVRETVHRYGELEYQEFLIDDLARRMVAVPESLDVVVLSNEHGDILADMAAGCIGGLGLAPSGCYGPAYAYFEPVHGSAPDLAGKGVINPTAMLLSGAMLLDYLGYGEQARRLRKAVAEVYRRGQVLPPDQGGRATTEEFVAAVGQLL
- a CDS encoding 3-isopropylmalate dehydratase small subunit; protein product: MKSMGRIWKLGDNINTDVIIPGRYNVTTDRAQLAKYCLCEILPEFAQQVRPGDIIVAGHNFGCGSSREHAPAAIQASGVKAVIARSFARIFYRNAINIGLPVLICEEAVLNSEDGQEAEVELEQGLITNLTTGQRFQAQPLPPFIARIVEAGGIIEYIRREGTLR
- a CDS encoding 3-isopropylmalate dehydratase large subunit, which codes for MGTLAEEIFSYKLGRPVNAGEIVIVDVDHVMSHDTTSPLAIQAFRKLTGERGGHVFDPARAHIVFDHIVPAATVAAATLQRDIRGFAREQGIQILQEGICHQVMPERGFVAPGEIIVGADSHTCTYGALGAFATGMGSTDIGVAYATGRSWFRVPETINVRLTGQLQPGVYVKDVTLELVRRIGVDGANYRALEYSGPLVEALSVSERFTLCNMAIEMGAKTGLVAPDATTEAWLRGRVNRSYPMLQPQNPRYERVVEVDVSELSPLVACPPDVNNVVPVEQVEHIQIDQVFLGTCTNGRLDDLAIAASILRGRTIHPTTRMVVIPASREVYLEALRLGYIETFIQAGASVGTPGCGPCIGRHFGVLGPGERALTTMNRNFTGRMGDPTAEIYLGSPATVAATAITGHITDPRQFLA
- a CDS encoding LeuA family protein; amino-acid sequence: MRRALHILDTTLREGEQFAGAFFNLEQQIAIARMLDAFGVDFIEVPSPISAPRIREAIEHLCALGLRARIVTHVRCVEADVEAALATPVAGVNLFYGTSPELRSYSHGKRIERIIADAVPLIQRIREAGRYVRFSAEDAFRSDLVDLLTVFDAVVEAGVERIGLPDSVGIATPRQVERIIRLCAERYPQVGIEFHGHNDSGCAIANTVAAYEAGADCLDVTVLGIGERNGIASLSGLVAQLYLHYPETLQQRDLRQLAPLDDYVAQCLHLPIPFNNPITAPYAFTHRAGVHTRAILNNPRAYEILNPADFGLERRVDLGSRFTGSHAVAHRAAELGLQLNDEEVRELTWSLKMRAEEGPLSSEAVDAFIQSWYEQQRSTAWER
- a CDS encoding [LysW]-lysine hydrolase, whose amino-acid sequence is MSILSEPAAAFETLMDLERLHTSGVYNKRPVEIVRGEGALLWDARGRCYIDCAAGHGVANIGHGRAEIAAALAAQAQRLITCPESVYNDVRARLLERLAQLMPSGLQRFFLCNSGAEAVEGAIKFARLATGRPGIIATLRGFHGRTFGALSATWERSYREPFAPLVPEIRHVRYNDLAALERAIDDQTAAVLIELVQGEGGVHVADATYVRELARLCQERGILLIVDEVQTGCGRTGRFLACEHYGLQPDLLCLAKGIAGGLPMGVVALGERVIASGRLTPGTHGSTFGGNPLVCAAALETLDIIEREELAERAARLGQHALERLRALQSPLIREVRGLGLLLGVELRTRVQPYLEALLERGVLALPAGPNVIRLLPPLVISEEQLDQALDCLAEVLQAGQPAATAEPRPAHAQTASAGEGAAAEQAAEIELLYRMVSIPSLSGQERVLATWLAEYLPRLGLQTAIDEVGNLIATVPVAAEAARRAPLVLLGHMDTVPGAIPVAFREGRLYGRGAVDAKGPLAAFLAAAARLVGRRHLQRPIVVIGAVEEEAATSRGARAVVERYRPYACMIGEPSGSRAVTLGYKGRLLVDGRVVRPCGHSAGPRQTAAEAAAAFWERVRQHAEEWNRLHGGSSPFASLQPVLRSIESEQDGLHEWATLRIGYRLPLACSAQALREELQHWAEESDLALEFSGEEAAFQAPRTTRLVRAFVQAMRAMGIQPAFKVKTGTSDMNVVGPAWGPEIVAYGPGDARLDHTPGEHLAVEEYMEAIAILERVLTSLAQEVAGGEEDEER
- a CDS encoding [LysW]-aminoadipate kinase — its product is MTLVVKIGGGAGIDATPVVEEIARLVREGERVVVVHGGSQLTNELSERLGHPMQVLTAPNGMTSRYTDAETLRIYAMAVAGQINTELVALLQRCGVNAVGLAGVDGQLLRARRKTALRAVMPDGRVRVVRDDYSGQIEQVNAPLLRLLLEAGYTPVVAPLALGLEGERLNVDGDRVAAAVAAALGAETLAILTNVPGLLRDLADPRSVVPTIVAHELERYLSYAQGRMRKKLLGAQEALAGGVRRVCIGSGSLAAVLAGAGTVIAASSSCEAEASPVYQQPALSGEVRR
- the argC gene encoding N-acetyl-gamma-glutamyl-phosphate reductase, with protein sequence MSQVRVAIVGGSGYTAGELLRLLLFHPQVEIAQVASSSHAGQYVHSLHPNLRKLCGLRLCHYDDLSTCDVIFLCMPHGTAMQAIERYRNLAPVVIDLSADFRLRSPDLYLRWYGKEHPQPELLAQAVYGLPELHRQELREAALISGTGCMATAAILGLAPLYRAGLVDQGLPLVVDAKVGSSAAGATPGPGSHHPDRSGAVRSFQPTGHRHSAELIQELGALAGVGGSWRQTLAFSATAVELVRGVLVTAQVFLNTDLDEKVIWRLYREAYREEPFIRLVKERSGVYRYPEPKILAGSNYCDIGFELDTDQRRLVVMAALDNLVKGAAGNAVQALNCRFGWDETLGLTFPGLHPI
- the lysX gene encoding lysine biosynthesis protein LysX, with translation MRLAILTSRIRVEEKLLIEAMRQRNIAFDLLNDGELLLDLARPDERWRSYDAVLCRSVSQSHGLAVAQVLESWGVHVFNRPATTALCNDKLQTTLALLRAGIPTPRTLLACSAESALRGIEALGYPAVIKPTTGSWGRLLARVNDRDAAEAVLEHRETLGSYQHHLHYIQEYIQKPQRDIRAFVVGEHTICAIYRTSEHWITNTARGAQASNCPVTPELDALCVRAAQAVGGGILAIDLLEDEERGLLVNEINATMEFRNSIAPTGVDIPGAMLDYIEQCVLQGAER
- the lysW gene encoding lysine biosynthesis protein LysW encodes the protein MSKLVALCPECEAEIDLQNRLVGEIVYCPDCNAELEVTNLEQPAVALAPRVEEDWGE